A portion of the Pectobacterium brasiliense genome contains these proteins:
- the rbsD gene encoding D-ribose pyranase encodes MKKATLLNSDISSVIARLGHTDSLVIGDAGLPIPETTTRIDLALTHNVPTFLQVVNVVTSEMQVEAAILAEEIIEKNPAVHDALLDQLKQLEQHQGNSIALHYVSHEEFKTQSGKSRAIIRSGECTPYANVILCAGVTF; translated from the coding sequence ATGAAAAAAGCAACATTATTGAATTCAGATATTTCTTCCGTGATTGCTCGGCTGGGACACACCGATAGCCTTGTTATTGGTGATGCTGGTTTACCGATTCCTGAAACGACGACCCGTATCGACCTGGCGTTGACGCACAATGTGCCGACGTTTTTGCAGGTGGTTAATGTTGTCACCAGCGAAATGCAGGTTGAAGCCGCTATTCTGGCGGAAGAAATTATTGAAAAGAACCCCGCCGTCCATGACGCATTACTCGATCAATTGAAGCAACTTGAACAGCATCAGGGAAACTCAATTGCATTGCACTATGTCAGCCATGAAGAATTTAAAACCCAAAGCGGCAAAAGCCGGGCCATCATTCGCAGCGGGGAGTGCACTCCGTATGCCAATGTCATCCTTTGTGCTGGCGTAACGTTCTGA
- the rbsC gene encoding ribose ABC transporter permease: MSSQSIAAKRWFSKEWLLEQKSLIALLILIAVVSAMSPNFFTLNNLFNILQQTSVNAIMAVGMTLVILTSGIDLSVGSLLALTGAVAASIVGLEVNALVAVFGALALGALIGAGTGVIVSKGKVQAFIATLVMMLLLRGVTMVYTNGSPVNTGFSDVADAFGWFGIGRPLGIPTPIWIMAIVFAAAWYMLHHTRLGRYIYALGGNESATRLSGISVDKIKIIVYSLCGLLSALAGIIEVARLSSAQPTAGTGYELDAIAAVVLGGTSLAGGKGRIVGTLIGALILGFLNNGLNLLGVSSYYQMIVKAVVILLAVLVDNKSSK; the protein is encoded by the coding sequence ATGAGTTCTCAATCTATCGCGGCAAAACGCTGGTTCAGCAAAGAGTGGTTACTGGAGCAGAAATCGCTGATCGCGCTCCTGATCCTGATTGCGGTTGTTTCCGCCATGAGCCCTAACTTTTTTACCCTGAACAACCTGTTCAATATTCTCCAGCAGACGTCGGTGAACGCCATCATGGCCGTCGGCATGACGCTGGTGATTCTGACCTCGGGCATCGATTTGTCAGTGGGTTCCCTGCTGGCATTGACCGGTGCCGTAGCGGCTTCCATCGTCGGGCTTGAGGTCAATGCGCTGGTGGCGGTGTTTGGCGCACTGGCGCTGGGGGCGCTGATCGGTGCGGGTACGGGGGTCATTGTATCCAAAGGCAAAGTGCAGGCGTTTATCGCCACGTTGGTCATGATGCTGTTACTTCGTGGTGTGACGATGGTTTATACCAACGGCAGCCCGGTTAATACTGGTTTTTCCGACGTAGCAGATGCGTTTGGCTGGTTTGGTATCGGTCGTCCGTTGGGGATTCCGACACCAATCTGGATCATGGCTATCGTGTTCGCGGCTGCCTGGTACATGTTGCACCACACGCGTCTGGGGCGCTATATCTATGCGCTGGGCGGCAACGAGTCTGCTACCCGTTTGTCCGGCATCAGCGTTGATAAAATCAAGATTATTGTCTATTCCCTGTGTGGGCTGTTGTCTGCCCTGGCGGGAATTATCGAAGTCGCACGTTTGTCCTCTGCACAGCCGACGGCGGGTACAGGGTATGAGCTGGATGCTATCGCGGCTGTAGTATTGGGCGGCACCAGTCTGGCTGGAGGAAAAGGGCGTATCGTTGGTACGTTGATCGGCGCACTTATCCTTGGTTTCCTCAACAACGGACTGAATTTATTAGGTGTTTCTTCTTACTACCAAATGATCGTTAAAGCAGTCGTCATTTTGCTAGCGGTTCTGGTAGATAACAAAAGCAGTAAATAA
- the qseB gene encoding quorum sensing response regulator transcription factor QseB — MRVLLIEDDRLIGDGLKAGLIKLGFNIDWFTEGKAGAAALKAAPYDAVVLDLSLPGMDGMDILRQWRQAGHDEPVLILTARDALEQRVEGLQQGADDYLCKPFALTEVAARLQALIRRRHGQLQPALTHGAVSLEPGSRSVTLNSEPLILKSRELALLELFLLNPSRVLTRAQLEEKLYGWDDDVSSNAVEVHIHHLRKKLGSGFIRTVHGVGYILGDAP; from the coding sequence ATGAGAGTATTGTTAATCGAAGACGATCGCCTGATAGGTGATGGCCTAAAAGCTGGATTGATCAAACTGGGCTTTAATATTGACTGGTTTACGGAAGGTAAAGCCGGCGCTGCCGCGTTGAAGGCCGCCCCTTATGATGCGGTGGTGCTCGATCTCAGCCTGCCGGGTATGGATGGCATGGATATCCTGCGCCAGTGGCGTCAGGCTGGACATGACGAACCGGTACTGATTCTGACGGCCCGCGATGCGCTGGAACAGCGTGTAGAAGGGTTGCAGCAGGGGGCCGATGATTATTTATGTAAGCCTTTTGCGCTAACTGAAGTTGCCGCTCGCCTTCAGGCGCTGATTCGTCGCCGTCACGGTCAACTCCAGCCCGCATTAACACATGGCGCAGTTTCCCTTGAGCCTGGCTCACGGAGCGTCACGCTTAACAGCGAGCCATTGATACTAAAATCCCGCGAGCTGGCACTGCTGGAACTGTTCTTGCTCAATCCAAGCCGCGTGCTCACGCGTGCACAGTTGGAAGAGAAGCTCTACGGCTGGGATGATGATGTCTCCAGCAATGCGGTAGAAGTCCATATCCACCACCTGCGCAAAAAGTTGGGCAGTGGGTTTATCCGTACCGTGCATGGCGTTGGCTACATTCTGGGAGATGCACCATGA
- the rbsK gene encoding ribokinase — protein MKTGKLVVLGSINADHILNLEQFPRPGETVIGEQYSVAFGGKGANQAVAAGRSGADIAFIACVGEDDIGTRICQQLSKDNIDVSAVEAISGETTGVALIFVNADAENMIAINAGANAAVTPDYLHRYQQHIIDASALLMQLESPLETVIAAAKLAHENQTKVILNPAPARELPDELLSLVNMITPNETEAQFLTGITVETEDDAARAAQVLHDKGIETVLITLGSRGVWLSENGQGQRIPGYRVKAVDTIAAGDTFNGALVTALLENKPMSFAVKFAHAAAAIAVTRRGAQPSVPWREEIDAFLQTQG, from the coding sequence ATGAAAACGGGTAAGCTGGTGGTGCTGGGCAGTATTAATGCTGACCATATTCTCAATCTTGAGCAATTTCCCCGTCCAGGCGAAACGGTGATCGGTGAGCAATATAGCGTTGCTTTCGGTGGGAAAGGTGCCAATCAGGCCGTTGCCGCTGGTCGAAGCGGTGCAGACATCGCCTTTATTGCCTGCGTGGGAGAAGATGATATCGGCACCCGTATTTGCCAGCAGCTATCCAAGGACAATATCGATGTTTCCGCCGTTGAGGCTATCTCCGGGGAAACAACCGGCGTTGCGCTGATTTTTGTTAACGCCGACGCTGAGAACATGATCGCGATTAATGCCGGTGCGAATGCTGCGGTGACGCCTGATTATCTTCATCGTTATCAGCAACACATTATTGATGCTTCAGCATTGCTTATGCAGCTTGAGTCGCCGTTGGAAACGGTCATTGCGGCCGCTAAACTGGCGCATGAAAATCAAACGAAAGTGATTCTTAACCCCGCCCCTGCCCGCGAACTGCCCGATGAACTGTTATCGCTGGTCAATATGATCACGCCGAATGAAACCGAAGCGCAGTTCCTGACGGGAATTACCGTTGAGACGGAAGACGATGCGGCTCGCGCAGCACAGGTTCTGCACGATAAAGGTATTGAAACGGTTCTCATCACATTGGGTAGCCGTGGCGTATGGTTAAGTGAAAACGGTCAGGGGCAGCGCATTCCGGGATATCGTGTAAAAGCCGTGGATACTATCGCCGCCGGAGACACGTTTAATGGCGCGTTAGTGACTGCATTGCTGGAAAATAAGCCCATGTCCTTCGCCGTAAAATTTGCCCATGCGGCAGCTGCGATAGCCGTTACTCGCCGAGGCGCTCAGCCCTCTGTCCCGTGGCGTGAAGAGATCGACGCATTTTTGCAAACCCAGGGGTGA
- the rbsR gene encoding ribose operon transcriptional repressor RbsR, with translation MATMKDVARLAGVSTSTVSHVINNNRFVSDTIREKVMKAVEDLNYAPSALARSLKINQTRTIGMLLTASNNPFYAEVVRGVERCCYERGYSLILCNTEGDRDRMSHSLETLLQKRVDGVLLMCTESHRPLPEMMSRYPSIPMVMMDWAPFEGVMDVIKDNSLLGGEIATNYLISRGYKKIACIAGPKDKTTAYNRLEGYRQAMQLAGLFIPADYEVFGDFEFEAGYRAMQQLLALEDKPEAVFTSNDAMAVGVYHALYQAGLSIPQDMAVIGYDDIELARYMSPPLTTVHQPKDELGELAIDTLLYRLEHPNTEPNVLVLTPELMVRESVR, from the coding sequence TTGGCCACCATGAAAGATGTCGCCCGTCTTGCGGGCGTTTCTACTTCTACCGTATCTCACGTCATTAATAACAATCGCTTTGTCAGCGACACCATTCGCGAAAAAGTGATGAAGGCCGTTGAGGATCTCAACTATGCGCCGTCTGCGCTGGCCAGAAGTCTGAAAATAAACCAGACCCGCACCATCGGCATGTTGCTCACTGCCAGTAATAACCCGTTTTATGCCGAAGTGGTTCGTGGCGTAGAGCGCTGTTGTTATGAGCGAGGCTATAGCCTGATTCTGTGCAATACAGAAGGCGATCGCGACAGAATGAGCCATAGTCTCGAAACGCTGCTGCAAAAGCGGGTTGACGGCGTACTGTTGATGTGTACCGAAAGCCATCGCCCTTTGCCCGAAATGATGAGCCGCTATCCTTCTATACCTATGGTCATGATGGATTGGGCACCCTTTGAAGGCGTTATGGACGTCATTAAAGATAACTCTCTGCTCGGTGGGGAGATCGCGACCAATTACCTCATTTCTCGTGGCTATAAAAAGATAGCCTGTATTGCGGGTCCAAAAGATAAGACGACCGCCTATAACCGATTAGAAGGTTATCGACAGGCGATGCAGCTCGCTGGGCTATTCATTCCCGCTGACTATGAAGTTTTCGGCGATTTTGAGTTTGAAGCGGGCTATCGCGCTATGCAGCAGTTGTTAGCGCTGGAAGATAAACCTGAAGCGGTGTTCACCAGTAACGATGCGATGGCCGTTGGCGTGTACCATGCGCTTTATCAGGCTGGACTTTCTATTCCGCAAGACATGGCGGTTATTGGTTACGATGACATAGAATTGGCCCGCTATATGTCACCACCTCTAACTACTGTCCATCAACCAAAGGATGAGCTTGGCGAATTGGCGATTGATACGCTGCTATATCGTCTGGAACACCCTAACACCGAACCTAATGTGTTGGTGCTGACGCCGGAATTAATGGTGCGCGAGTCTGTCAGGTAA
- a CDS encoding YgiW/YdeI family stress tolerance OB fold protein has protein sequence MKKAAALFAITALVSAPVFAAQSGGGFVNPETPAVGTHKGGFVDPQNSLTTVDKAKDLRDDSWVTLSGNIEKRIGDENYLFRDSTGTMEVEIDHKRWNGQMVSPTDKVEIQGELDKDFNSVELDVKQIRKL, from the coding sequence ATGAAAAAAGCAGCTGCGTTATTTGCCATTACCGCTCTGGTTTCTGCACCCGTATTTGCCGCACAAAGCGGCGGTGGCTTCGTCAACCCAGAAACGCCTGCGGTTGGCACACATAAAGGGGGATTCGTCGATCCGCAGAATTCCCTCACGACGGTAGATAAGGCTAAAGATCTGCGTGACGATAGTTGGGTTACGCTGAGCGGTAATATCGAAAAACGGATTGGTGATGAGAACTACCTGTTCCGTGACTCCACTGGCACGATGGAAGTTGAAATCGATCATAAGCGCTGGAATGGCCAGATGGTTTCACCTACCGATAAAGTTGAAATACAGGGTGAGTTGGATAAAGACTTCAATTCCGTCGAGCTGGATGTGAAGCAGATCCGTAAACTCTAA
- the mobA gene encoding molybdenum cofactor guanylyltransferase MobA, translated as MITGVILAGGRATRMGGHDKGLIALNGEPLYLHVLSRLKAQVNEVMISANRNQAVYAQSGCRIISDFDTSFLGPLAGILSGLHASPSEWVAFVPCDVPALPCDLVNRLWQARGEANAAYATDGERPHPTLLLINKNLIESLETYLHLGNRKLMLFMEQVEANAVSFSDQPEAFRNMNSPEDLSNWEKQHRES; from the coding sequence ATGATTACAGGCGTTATTCTCGCAGGCGGGCGTGCAACTCGCATGGGCGGGCACGATAAAGGTCTGATAGCACTGAACGGTGAGCCGCTATATCTGCATGTCCTGTCTCGGCTTAAAGCACAGGTTAATGAAGTCATGATCAGCGCTAATCGCAATCAGGCTGTGTATGCACAAAGTGGCTGCCGCATTATTAGTGACTTTGATACAAGCTTTCTTGGCCCGCTGGCGGGTATTCTGAGTGGATTACATGCCTCTCCATCCGAATGGGTTGCATTCGTCCCTTGCGATGTCCCTGCGCTCCCTTGCGATCTGGTAAACCGCTTGTGGCAAGCACGTGGGGAAGCCAATGCGGCTTATGCCACTGATGGAGAACGACCACATCCCACATTACTCTTAATCAATAAAAACCTTATTGAATCACTAGAGACCTATCTGCATCTCGGAAACCGTAAGCTGATGCTATTTATGGAACAGGTTGAAGCAAACGCCGTTTCATTTAGCGATCAGCCTGAAGCTTTTCGCAATATGAATTCGCCTGAAGATTTATCCAATTGGGAGAAGCAACACCGTGAATCCTAA
- the rbsA gene encoding ribose ABC transporter ATP-binding protein RbsA has protein sequence MQPLLQLQGITKSFPGVKALSGAALNVYPGKVMALVGENGAGKSTMMKVLTGIYRKDAGSIHFLGKEVDFSGPKASQEAGIGIIHQELNLIPQLTIAENIFLGREFTNRFGRIDWNKMYAEADKLLKRLNLRYDSRRMVGDLSIGDQQMVEIAKVLSFESKVIIMDEPTDALTDTETASLFSVIKELQSQGCGIVYISHRLKEIFEICDDITVFRDGQFIGERPVSDLEEDTLIEMMVGRKLEDQYPRSNKVPGEVRLKVQNLSGPGVDSVSFTVRKGEILGVAGLMGAGRTELMKILYGALPRTGGNVTLDGRDVVTRKPQDGLANGIVYISEDRKRDGLVLGMSVKENMSLTALRYFSHAGGRLKHAEEQLTVADFIRLFNVKTPSMEQPIGLLSGGNQQKVAIARGLMTRPNVLILDEPTRGVDVGAKKEIYQLINQFKEEGLSIILVSSEMPEVLGMSDRIIVMHEGRLSGDFPIEQATQEALMAAAVGKQYGAKQE, from the coding sequence ATGCAACCTTTACTGCAACTGCAAGGCATCACGAAATCTTTTCCCGGCGTTAAAGCGCTTTCCGGTGCAGCACTCAACGTCTATCCGGGAAAAGTGATGGCGCTGGTGGGCGAGAACGGTGCGGGCAAGTCCACCATGATGAAAGTTCTGACCGGGATCTATCGTAAAGATGCCGGCAGCATTCATTTTCTGGGGAAAGAGGTCGATTTCAGCGGGCCGAAAGCGTCCCAGGAAGCAGGTATCGGTATTATCCATCAGGAACTTAACCTGATTCCCCAACTCACGATTGCCGAGAATATCTTCCTTGGTCGTGAATTTACCAACCGCTTCGGTCGTATCGACTGGAACAAGATGTATGCGGAAGCCGATAAGCTGCTGAAACGCCTTAATCTGCGCTATGACAGCCGTCGTATGGTCGGGGATTTATCGATTGGCGATCAGCAAATGGTAGAAATTGCCAAGGTGCTGAGCTTTGAATCGAAAGTCATCATCATGGATGAACCGACCGATGCCCTGACAGATACTGAAACCGCCTCGTTATTCAGTGTGATCAAAGAGCTGCAATCTCAGGGATGCGGCATTGTTTATATTTCCCACCGCCTGAAAGAAATCTTTGAAATCTGCGATGACATTACCGTGTTCCGCGATGGTCAGTTTATCGGTGAGCGTCCGGTCAGTGATTTAGAGGAAGATACGCTGATTGAAATGATGGTCGGTCGTAAGCTGGAAGATCAGTACCCACGTTCGAATAAAGTGCCGGGAGAGGTTCGCCTTAAGGTACAGAATCTGTCTGGGCCGGGCGTCGACAGCGTCAGCTTTACGGTGCGGAAAGGCGAAATTCTGGGCGTCGCAGGGTTGATGGGTGCGGGCCGTACCGAACTGATGAAGATTCTCTACGGTGCACTGCCGCGAACGGGCGGTAATGTGACGCTGGATGGCCGCGACGTAGTGACCCGTAAACCGCAGGATGGCCTGGCGAACGGCATCGTTTACATTTCCGAAGACCGCAAACGTGATGGTCTGGTGCTGGGCATGTCAGTAAAAGAAAACATGTCCTTAACCGCACTGCGCTATTTCAGCCATGCGGGCGGTCGTCTAAAACATGCCGAAGAGCAACTGACGGTTGCCGACTTTATTCGCCTGTTCAACGTGAAAACGCCTTCGATGGAGCAGCCTATCGGCCTGCTCTCCGGCGGTAATCAGCAGAAAGTGGCGATTGCCCGTGGCCTGATGACACGCCCAAATGTCCTGATCCTCGATGAACCGACGCGTGGCGTCGATGTCGGGGCGAAGAAAGAGATTTATCAGTTAATCAATCAATTCAAAGAAGAAGGGCTGAGCATCATATTGGTGTCATCCGAAATGCCCGAAGTCTTGGGAATGAGCGATCGCATCATTGTGATGCATGAAGGGCGCTTGAGCGGTGATTTCCCTATTGAGCAAGCTACCCAGGAAGCACTGATGGCCGCGGCCGTTGGTAAGCAATACGGCGCAAAGCAGGAGTAA
- the mobB gene encoding molybdopterin-guanine dinucleotide biosynthesis protein MobB, protein MNPNRVPLLAITAYSGTGKTTLLKHVIPLLAHHGVRVGLIKHTHHQMDIDTPGKDSYELRKAGAAQTIVASSQRWALMTETPDQEEPNIYDLAGKMDASALDLVLVEGFKHEKIAKIALFRQSLGRELSNLIDEHVIAIAADTEIDTRLLVLDINQPEQVAAFIRQWLKNNSL, encoded by the coding sequence GTGAATCCTAATCGTGTCCCCTTGCTCGCTATTACTGCTTATAGCGGTACAGGTAAAACGACATTACTTAAACACGTCATCCCGCTGCTAGCTCATCATGGCGTTAGAGTCGGACTTATTAAACATACACATCACCAGATGGATATTGATACGCCAGGTAAAGATAGCTATGAACTCCGTAAGGCAGGTGCAGCACAAACGATTGTAGCCAGCAGCCAACGGTGGGCGCTAATGACGGAGACGCCTGATCAGGAAGAACCCAATATTTACGATCTAGCTGGGAAAATGGATGCATCAGCTCTCGATCTAGTGCTGGTTGAGGGGTTCAAACACGAGAAGATCGCTAAAATAGCCTTGTTTCGCCAATCGTTGGGTAGAGAATTAAGTAATTTGATCGATGAACATGTCATTGCGATTGCAGCGGATACGGAGATAGACACCCGACTTCTTGTGCTCGATATCAATCAACCAGAACAGGTTGCTGCTTTTATCCGACAATGGCTCAAAAATAACAGTTTGTAG
- the qseC gene encoding quorum sensing histidine kinase QseC: protein MNRLSLRLRLIAGFALLTLICWSVASLLSWYQTRHNINELFDTQQMLFAKRLATMNPDELRSPSASLPKTKNLVHKNRGKQDDDALAFAIFTRDGKMVLNDGDNGKDFIFDYKRNGFTDGRLRDDNDAWRIVWLTTQDDRYVIAVGQEWEYRQDMTLDIVKTNLMPWLFALPIMLALLFWLVTRELSPLKRIAAELQLRSPDDSTPLATQHIPQEVRPLVNALNLLFSRISDMLTRERRFTSDAAHELRSPLAALKVQTEVAQLAHDDEAMRHHALVNLDKGIDRATRLVDQLLTLSRLDAESSPEGMQPVQFNELLQQAVIAHYNTAQTAGIELTLDLPDTPVIRQGHPLLLTLLVRNLLDNAIRYSNEGGTVSLTLTERGFQVTDNGPGISEEALARIGERFYRPPGQEKSGSGLGISIVNNIAKLHHMRVTFTNQPEGGLIVAINW, encoded by the coding sequence ATGAACCGACTCAGCCTGCGCTTACGTCTGATTGCGGGCTTTGCGCTGCTGACATTAATTTGCTGGAGTGTCGCCAGTCTGCTTTCGTGGTATCAGACACGTCATAATATCAATGAGTTGTTTGATACTCAGCAAATGCTGTTTGCCAAGCGTCTTGCCACCATGAATCCCGATGAATTGCGAAGCCCATCAGCTTCTCTGCCAAAAACCAAAAATCTGGTACATAAAAACCGAGGCAAGCAGGATGATGACGCGCTGGCCTTCGCCATTTTTACCCGCGACGGAAAAATGGTGTTGAACGATGGCGATAACGGCAAAGATTTCATTTTTGACTATAAACGCAACGGCTTCACCGACGGCAGGTTGCGCGATGACAATGACGCCTGGCGTATCGTCTGGCTGACGACGCAGGATGATCGTTACGTCATTGCTGTGGGTCAGGAATGGGAATACCGTCAGGATATGACGCTGGATATTGTAAAAACCAACCTGATGCCCTGGCTGTTTGCGCTGCCTATCATGCTGGCATTGCTTTTTTGGCTAGTGACACGCGAACTTTCTCCGCTAAAACGTATTGCCGCTGAGCTTCAGTTACGCTCCCCCGACGACAGCACACCACTGGCGACGCAGCACATCCCACAAGAAGTTCGCCCGCTGGTAAACGCGCTGAATCTCCTGTTTTCCCGCATAAGCGATATGCTAACTCGCGAGCGCCGTTTTACCTCCGATGCGGCTCACGAATTGCGTAGCCCGCTGGCAGCGTTGAAAGTTCAAACCGAAGTTGCACAGTTGGCGCATGATGATGAAGCCATGCGGCACCATGCGCTGGTCAATCTGGATAAAGGCATCGATCGAGCCACACGGCTGGTGGATCAGCTCCTGACGTTATCACGGCTAGATGCCGAATCGTCCCCCGAAGGGATGCAGCCCGTCCAGTTCAATGAACTCCTGCAACAGGCGGTGATCGCGCATTACAACACAGCGCAAACCGCGGGTATCGAACTGACGCTGGATTTACCGGACACCCCGGTTATTAGGCAGGGCCACCCGCTACTGCTGACTCTGCTGGTACGCAATCTGCTGGATAATGCTATTCGCTACAGCAATGAAGGGGGGACGGTAAGCCTGACGCTGACAGAGCGTGGCTTTCAGGTTACCGATAACGGACCGGGCATTAGCGAAGAGGCGCTGGCAAGAATTGGCGAACGCTTTTATCGCCCACCGGGGCAGGAGAAATCCGGCAGCGGTCTTGGGATTTCCATCGTCAACAACATCGCAAAACTGCACCACATGCGGGTCACGTTCACCAATCAGCCCGAAGGGGGGCTGATTGTCGCCATAAATTGGTAA
- the rbsB gene encoding ribose ABC transporter substrate-binding protein RbsB produces the protein MNMKKLATLVSAVALSATVSANALAKDTVALVVSTLNNPFFVSMKEGAQKEADKLGYELIVLDSQNNPAKELANVQDLTVRGTKVLLINPTDSDAVGNAIKMANQAKIPVITLDRVASSGEVVSHVASDNAFGGKVAGDFLAKKLGEGAKVIQLEGIAGTSAARERGAGFMKSAEKNKFAMLASQPADFDRTKGLNVMQNLLTAHPDVQAVFAQNDEMALGALRALQTAGKTDVLVVGFDGTQDGVKAVESGKLAATVAQRPDQIGVIGIETAAKVLKGEKTQAIIPVDLKLVAK, from the coding sequence ATGAATATGAAAAAGCTGGCTACTCTGGTTTCCGCTGTTGCGCTGAGCGCGACTGTCAGTGCTAATGCCTTGGCCAAAGATACGGTTGCTCTGGTGGTTTCTACGCTGAATAACCCGTTCTTTGTTTCAATGAAAGAGGGTGCACAGAAAGAAGCTGACAAACTGGGTTACGAGTTGATTGTGCTGGATTCCCAGAATAACCCAGCAAAAGAACTGGCTAACGTTCAGGATTTGACGGTACGTGGAACCAAAGTTCTGCTGATCAACCCGACCGATTCTGATGCAGTAGGTAATGCGATTAAAATGGCTAACCAAGCCAAGATCCCTGTTATTACGCTGGACCGCGTCGCGAGCAGTGGTGAAGTGGTGAGCCACGTGGCTTCTGATAACGCCTTCGGCGGTAAAGTTGCCGGTGACTTCCTTGCCAAGAAATTGGGTGAAGGCGCTAAAGTGATTCAGCTGGAAGGCATCGCGGGAACGTCTGCCGCGCGCGAGCGTGGGGCGGGCTTCATGAAATCTGCTGAGAAAAATAAATTCGCTATGCTGGCCAGCCAACCCGCTGACTTCGACCGTACTAAAGGGCTGAACGTGATGCAGAACCTGCTGACCGCACACCCTGACGTTCAGGCTGTATTTGCTCAGAACGATGAAATGGCGTTGGGTGCTCTGCGTGCACTGCAAACCGCAGGCAAAACAGATGTGCTGGTTGTCGGCTTTGACGGCACTCAGGATGGCGTGAAGGCCGTTGAGTCAGGCAAGCTGGCTGCGACTGTTGCTCAGCGTCCTGATCAGATCGGTGTGATCGGTATCGAAACGGCGGCGAAAGTGCTGAAAGGCGAAAAAACGCAGGCTATCATTCCGGTTGACCTGAAGCTGGTCGCAAAATAA